The following are from one region of the Thiocapsa rosea genome:
- a CDS encoding DUF1788 domain-containing protein, producing the protein MTSDIASMPMQDRFNHLLGVISGRRFLNKQGLGNEVPFFICPFRPEEAVAMARLQRQLQNKLDQTGVRTLDINLYDLSIELLKERGILDQIIEMEASVSKAELKELLQGVLDPEAHLVPAIAKRMNDAEFDVMFISGVGEVFPYIRSHNVLNNLQSVAKEKPTLMFFPGAYTHSLETGASLDLFGRLRDDKYYRAFNIYHYDA; encoded by the coding sequence ATGACGTCCGACATTGCATCCATGCCCATGCAGGACCGCTTTAACCATCTCCTCGGGGTCATCTCCGGTAGGCGGTTCCTCAACAAGCAGGGGTTGGGCAACGAGGTTCCATTCTTCATCTGCCCGTTCAGGCCGGAAGAGGCGGTCGCGATGGCCAGGTTGCAACGGCAACTCCAGAACAAGCTCGACCAGACAGGTGTGCGAACACTCGACATCAATCTCTACGATCTATCCATCGAGTTACTCAAGGAACGCGGCATCTTGGACCAGATCATCGAAATGGAAGCCTCTGTTTCGAAAGCGGAACTGAAGGAACTGCTCCAGGGCGTGCTCGATCCGGAGGCCCATCTGGTCCCCGCGATCGCGAAGCGCATGAATGACGCCGAATTCGATGTGATGTTCATCAGCGGGGTGGGCGAGGTGTTCCCCTACATCCGTTCCCATAACGTACTGAACAACTTACAGAGCGTCGCCAAAGAAAAGCCGACTTTGATGTTCTTTCCCGGCGCCTACACGCACTCGCTGGAAACCGGGGCATCGCTCGACCTGTTCGGCCGATTGCGCGACGACAAGTATTACCGGGCCTTCAACATCTACCACTACGACGCCTGA
- the brxC gene encoding BREX system P-loop protein BrxC, with protein sequence MTTLRDIFAKPIDRAIEGVIKADDDASLRLEVEEYVLTNEVEKRLESFLDAYNNYEGANGVWVSGFFGSGKSHLLKMLALLLEDREVDGASTLDLFLPKCGDNEILRGDIKRAVAIPSKSVLFNIDQKADVISKTQIDALLAVFVKVFDEMCGYYGKQGHIAQFERDLDGRGLYAGFKQAYEKIAGRAWETGREQALLESKNIANAYAEVAGGDAADATGILDKYRSEYRVAIEDFAQKVQAYLDQRSKDFRLNFFVDEVGQYIADNVKLMTNLQTIAESLATKCRGRAWVIVTAQEDLNTVVGEMTQQQGNDFSKIQDRFKNRMKLTSADVAEVIQKRLLAKNEAGVGQLSDTYHVEVNNFKTLFGFADGSQTYRNFQDRDHFIHSYPFIPYQFPLFQAAIQNLSQHSAFEGKHSSVGERSMLGVFQQVAVQIGDRPVGRLATFDLMFEGIRTVVKANIQRAILQAEHHLDDAFAIRVLKALFLVKYVKEFKPTIRNLCVLMLEDLDADLPKLAKKVEGALNLLEQQTYIQRNGELYEYLTDEEKDIEQEIKNTEVETSDVADELQKLIFDQVLRAKKIRFDKNGQDYAYSRKLDDRLHGREQELAIHIVSPFHEHADNESMLRTNSTYKQDELFVVLPQEDRLMRDILMFKKTEKYIQQNVSVTQQESIKRILTDKGFQNRDRYNQLKDLVGSLLGKAKLLVAGSDVEVSSEDPESRINRGFHELIGRAYPNLRMLRGITVTEADVGNYLRHSKDGLFGGDATSLAESEQELLSFIQSNSRGGVRTTLKSLIEKFERKPYGWYYAAILCNLANLCARGKLEVRADSTLLEDDALERALLNTHGYNNVVLEPTVEFTAAQVRRLKEFFGDFFDAPPSSGEAKALGKETNAKVQALMTELDRLHAQADRYPFLNGLGPVLAKLKDLASKPYTWYLTEISREEDALLDMKEQLIDPVRKFMGGSQKAIYDEAKTFLKDQDANFTYVDTPELEEVRSTLYDPQCFKGNRIQQLKAKLDALKQRVEQQVSQAHTKAQGVLDDLQRRLHNMPEYQKLPAERTEELNAPFKELQHHIAQQKLIAVINDRLRYFEEQGYQKLLDRMFDLLTPKPEPGQDTDGVKPAAVKEPRPQYVAARQLRVPFDKPLLSTAEDVEHYLVQLRTVLMEQVQAGKRVQV encoded by the coding sequence ATGACGACACTTAGGGACATTTTCGCCAAGCCGATCGATCGTGCTATCGAAGGGGTCATCAAGGCCGATGACGACGCCAGCCTGCGCTTGGAGGTCGAGGAGTACGTCCTGACCAACGAGGTGGAGAAGCGGCTTGAGAGCTTTCTCGACGCCTACAACAATTACGAAGGCGCGAACGGCGTCTGGGTGTCAGGCTTCTTCGGTTCCGGTAAGTCGCACTTGCTGAAGATGTTGGCGTTGCTGTTGGAAGACCGCGAGGTCGATGGGGCCTCCACCCTCGATCTCTTCCTCCCCAAATGCGGCGACAACGAGATCTTGCGCGGCGACATCAAGCGGGCCGTGGCCATCCCGTCCAAGAGCGTCCTGTTCAACATCGATCAGAAGGCCGATGTCATCAGCAAGACCCAGATCGATGCCTTGTTGGCGGTCTTCGTCAAGGTCTTCGACGAGATGTGCGGCTACTACGGCAAGCAGGGGCACATCGCTCAGTTCGAGCGTGATCTCGACGGTCGCGGTCTCTATGCGGGTTTCAAACAAGCCTACGAAAAGATCGCCGGCCGCGCGTGGGAGACGGGCCGTGAACAGGCGTTGCTCGAATCCAAGAACATCGCGAACGCCTATGCCGAGGTTGCGGGAGGGGATGCAGCCGATGCCACGGGCATCCTCGACAAGTACCGCAGTGAGTACCGCGTCGCCATCGAGGACTTCGCCCAGAAGGTCCAGGCATACCTTGATCAGCGGTCAAAGGACTTCCGGCTGAACTTCTTCGTGGACGAGGTCGGGCAGTACATCGCCGACAACGTCAAGCTGATGACCAACCTGCAAACCATCGCCGAGAGCCTTGCCACCAAATGCCGAGGCCGGGCTTGGGTCATCGTCACGGCGCAGGAAGACTTGAATACGGTTGTCGGCGAGATGACGCAGCAGCAGGGCAACGACTTCTCGAAGATCCAGGATCGCTTCAAGAACCGGATGAAGCTGACCAGTGCCGACGTCGCCGAGGTCATCCAAAAGCGTCTGTTGGCCAAGAACGAAGCGGGCGTAGGCCAGTTGTCGGACACCTACCACGTAGAGGTCAACAACTTCAAAACCCTGTTCGGCTTCGCGGACGGCTCCCAGACCTACCGCAACTTCCAGGATCGCGATCACTTCATCCACAGCTACCCGTTCATCCCGTACCAGTTCCCGCTGTTCCAGGCCGCCATCCAGAACCTGTCCCAACACAGCGCCTTCGAGGGTAAGCACAGCTCAGTAGGTGAGCGCTCGATGCTCGGCGTCTTCCAGCAGGTTGCCGTACAGATCGGTGACCGCCCGGTCGGCCGGTTGGCGACCTTCGACCTGATGTTCGAGGGCATTCGCACGGTCGTAAAGGCGAACATCCAACGCGCCATTCTCCAGGCCGAACACCATCTCGACGATGCGTTCGCCATTCGCGTCCTCAAGGCACTGTTCCTGGTCAAGTACGTCAAGGAGTTCAAGCCGACCATCCGCAACCTCTGCGTGCTGATGCTCGAAGACCTGGATGCCGACCTGCCCAAGCTGGCCAAGAAGGTCGAGGGCGCGCTGAACCTGCTCGAACAGCAGACCTACATCCAGCGCAACGGCGAACTCTACGAATACCTGACCGACGAAGAAAAGGACATCGAGCAGGAGATCAAGAACACGGAGGTCGAGACCAGCGACGTCGCCGATGAGCTGCAAAAACTCATCTTCGACCAGGTGTTGCGGGCTAAGAAGATCCGTTTCGACAAGAACGGTCAGGACTACGCCTACTCGCGCAAGCTCGACGACCGGCTGCACGGTCGGGAACAGGAGCTGGCCATCCACATCGTCAGCCCGTTCCATGAGCACGCCGACAACGAGTCGATGCTGCGCACGAACTCGACCTACAAACAAGACGAGCTGTTCGTCGTGCTGCCCCAGGAAGACCGCCTGATGCGCGACATCCTGATGTTCAAGAAGACCGAGAAGTACATCCAGCAGAACGTCTCGGTCACGCAGCAGGAATCCATCAAGCGGATTCTGACCGACAAGGGCTTCCAGAACCGCGACCGCTACAACCAGCTCAAGGACCTGGTCGGCTCGCTGTTGGGCAAGGCCAAGCTGCTGGTCGCCGGGAGCGATGTTGAGGTCAGCTCGGAAGACCCTGAAAGCCGCATCAACCGTGGCTTTCACGAACTGATCGGGCGTGCCTACCCCAATCTTCGGATGTTGCGTGGCATTACCGTCACCGAAGCGGATGTCGGCAACTACCTGCGGCACTCCAAGGACGGTCTGTTCGGCGGCGATGCCACCAGCCTGGCCGAGTCCGAGCAGGAATTGCTGTCGTTCATCCAGAGCAACAGCCGTGGCGGTGTGCGTACCACGCTCAAGAGCCTGATCGAAAAGTTCGAGCGCAAACCCTACGGCTGGTACTACGCCGCCATCCTGTGCAACCTCGCCAACCTCTGCGCACGCGGCAAGCTCGAAGTGCGTGCCGACAGTACATTGCTGGAAGACGACGCGCTGGAACGGGCACTGCTCAATACCCACGGCTACAACAACGTGGTGCTCGAACCGACCGTCGAGTTCACTGCCGCCCAGGTGCGACGACTCAAGGAATTTTTCGGGGACTTCTTTGATGCGCCACCGTCATCCGGCGAGGCCAAGGCGCTGGGCAAGGAAACCAACGCCAAGGTGCAGGCGCTGATGACCGAACTCGACAGGCTCCACGCCCAGGCGGACCGCTACCCGTTCCTGAACGGCCTCGGACCGGTCCTCGCCAAGCTCAAGGACCTCGCGTCCAAGCCCTACACCTGGTACCTCACCGAGATCTCCCGCGAGGAAGACGCGCTGCTGGACATGAAAGAGCAGCTCATCGACCCCGTCCGCAAGTTTATGGGCGGCTCCCAGAAGGCAATCTACGACGAGGCAAAGACCTTCCTCAAGGACCAGGACGCCAACTTCACCTACGTCGATACCCCGGAACTCGAAGAGGTTCGCAGCACGCTGTACGACCCGCAGTGCTTCAAGGGCAATCGCATCCAGCAACTCAAGGCCAAACTCGACGCACTCAAGCAACGGGTGGAGCAGCAGGTTAGCCAAGCACACACCAAGGCGCAGGGCGTTCTCGACGACCTGCAGCGGCGCCTGCACAACATGCCCGAATACCAGAAGCTTCCAGCCGAGCGCACCGAGGAATTGAACGCACCGTTCAAGGAACTGCAACACCATATCGCACAACAGAAGTTGATCGCCGTGATCAACGACCGGCTGCGCTACTTCGAAGAGCAGGGCTATCAGAAGCTGCTCGACAGGATGTTCGACCTGCTCACACCCAAGCCGGAACCGGGGCAGGACACGGATGGCGTAAAACCTGCTGCGGTCAAGGAGCCGCGCCCGCAGTATGTCGCAGCCAGGCAACTGCGCGTGCCGTTCGACAAGCCACTGCTGAGCACGGCGGAAGATGTAGAACACTACCTGGTACAGCTTCGTACGGTGCTGATGGAGCAGGTCCAAGCCGGAAAACGGGTGCAAGTCTGA
- the pglX gene encoding BREX-1 system adenine-specific DNA-methyltransferase PglX has product METSKLKKFAQAARRSLREQVTAKLALVLGAESAARRERPEAVKKLEEAIKNHGKDQVIERVAYIWFNRFCALRFMDMNRYTRIGVVSPADGQSQPEILAEAKMGHIDEDLADQKTRQHILDLLAGKAPSLDPQGEAYRILLVASCNDWHRAMPFLFQRIDDYTELLMPDGLLAANSILEATREAMTPDACEDVEVIGWLYQFYISEKKDEVFDGLKKNKKITPENIPAATQLFTPHWIVRYLVENSLGRLWLLNRPGSKLIEQMDYYIKPEQPETDFLKIGSPEDIRICDPACGSGHMLTYAFDLLYAIYEEEGYEPAEIPEKILTNNLYGIEIDERAGELAAFALTMKARAKQRRFFNKGVKPNICVLENVRFDEDELKEYTDFVGRDLFTAPLRSTLRQFEEADNFGSLIPPDVTDVDGMLRILESKNVSGQLFISMTHQKVLQALRQADYLSPKYHVVIANPPYMGGKGMNGRLAAWLKDNYSDVKSDLFSAFMVRNTELALPKGQLGFMSPFVWMFISSFEKLRSFLINQKTITSLVQLEYSGFDGATVPICTFTVENAHNPDFGP; this is encoded by the coding sequence ATGGAAACCAGCAAACTGAAGAAATTCGCCCAGGCCGCACGCCGTTCGCTACGCGAGCAGGTCACCGCGAAATTGGCGTTGGTCCTCGGTGCGGAAAGCGCAGCACGACGGGAACGCCCCGAGGCCGTCAAGAAACTCGAAGAGGCGATCAAGAACCACGGTAAGGATCAGGTCATCGAGCGGGTAGCCTATATCTGGTTCAACCGCTTTTGTGCCCTGCGCTTCATGGATATGAACCGCTACACCCGCATTGGCGTGGTGTCCCCGGCGGACGGCCAGTCCCAGCCCGAGATCCTGGCCGAGGCCAAGATGGGGCATATCGACGAGGATCTGGCGGACCAGAAGACAAGGCAACACATCCTCGACCTGCTCGCAGGCAAGGCACCCAGCCTCGATCCGCAGGGCGAGGCATACCGGATACTGCTCGTGGCCTCCTGCAACGACTGGCACAGGGCCATGCCGTTCCTGTTCCAGCGCATCGACGACTACACCGAGTTGTTGATGCCGGACGGATTGTTGGCGGCCAACTCGATCCTGGAAGCGACCCGCGAGGCGATGACGCCGGATGCCTGCGAGGATGTCGAGGTGATCGGCTGGCTCTACCAGTTCTACATCTCCGAGAAGAAGGACGAGGTGTTCGACGGCCTGAAGAAGAACAAGAAGATCACGCCCGAGAACATCCCCGCCGCCACCCAGCTCTTCACTCCGCACTGGATCGTGCGGTACCTGGTGGAAAACTCCCTCGGCCGTCTGTGGTTGCTGAACCGTCCCGGCTCCAAGCTGATCGAGCAGATGGACTACTACATCAAGCCCGAGCAGCCGGAAACCGACTTCCTGAAGATTGGCAGCCCGGAAGACATCAGGATCTGCGACCCGGCCTGCGGTTCCGGTCACATGCTCACCTACGCCTTCGACCTGCTCTATGCCATCTATGAGGAGGAAGGCTACGAGCCCGCCGAGATCCCGGAGAAGATCCTCACGAATAACCTCTACGGTATCGAGATCGACGAGCGCGCTGGAGAGCTAGCCGCCTTTGCCCTAACCATGAAGGCTCGCGCCAAGCAGCGCCGGTTCTTCAACAAGGGCGTCAAGCCAAACATCTGCGTGCTAGAAAATGTCCGCTTCGACGAGGACGAGCTGAAGGAGTACACGGATTTTGTCGGGCGCGACCTGTTCACGGCACCGTTGAGAAGCACCCTGCGTCAGTTCGAAGAGGCCGACAACTTCGGCTCGCTGATTCCTCCGGATGTCACCGACGTGGACGGGATGCTCAGGATTCTGGAGTCAAAGAATGTCTCTGGGCAGCTGTTTATCAGCATGACTCATCAAAAGGTGCTGCAAGCCCTGCGGCAGGCTGATTACCTGAGCCCGAAATACCATGTGGTGATTGCCAATCCGCCTTATATGGGTGGCAAGGGGATGAATGGGAGACTGGCAGCGTGGCTTAAGGATAACTACTCCGATGTGAAGTCTGATCTGTTTTCCGCGTTCATGGTACGAAACACAGAGCTGGCATTGCCGAAAGGCCAGCTAGGGTTTATGTCACCGTTCGTGTGGATGTTCATCTCGTCCTTCGAGAAGCTACGTAGTTTTCTTATCAATCAGAAAACCATCACATCCCTAGTGCAGTTGGAATATTCGGGTTTTGATGGTGCTACCGTACCTATTTGTACCTTCACAGTTGAAAATGCCCACAACCCGGATTTCGGGCCTTGA
- a CDS encoding DUF6399 domain-containing protein gives MDRAKHRHAVAQARQDGQSQRAAVSGAGVARSTLRHWSAPPAPSAPSALSAFVETPEGVVWLRRILVAAHWSIGEQGGAGVRVVCDFLERSGLSAFIGASYGAQQAFHAGLEEQIVTAATELRGTLAQAMPHRTLSIAEDETWKDGMRLVGIDAVSNFILLEHRSDERSAAAWTRALEGGLEGLNVTVVQGTSDEAKGLLAHVERDLGAHHSTDLFHLQHAVSQAMSLSLKRAEQQAETAEAEAKARWQDECAAEQAYHRRRHGPGRPPAFAARIDEALSAYVQASLAREQAHAHRAEAKALIGAFSEVDHPYEIQQGQAQTPEQLEARLGTLFARLEAIAEEADLSERLCAHLAKAKRLTQSLVATLTFFFMMVNTRVQALDLAPAIEQAMLDDLIPALYLERVAARSTRAEPRHRLRALSAQRLAPLRQPSHPIQSLDPQTRHHLEQVAGECADLFQRSSSCVEGRNGFLALYQHGHHRLSPRKQQVLTALHNFAIKRPDGTTAAERFFAQPHPSLFEQVLERMPWPARPARRRPRPARQPYLVPVAA, from the coding sequence TTGGATCGCGCCAAGCATCGGCATGCGGTGGCGCAAGCCCGGCAGGATGGGCAGAGTCAACGCGCGGCGGTCAGCGGCGCCGGCGTGGCGCGCAGCACCCTGCGTCACTGGAGCGCGCCCCCTGCGCCATCGGCGCCGTCGGCGCTGTCGGCCTTCGTCGAGACGCCCGAAGGCGTGGTGTGGCTGCGCCGGATCCTGGTTGCCGCGCACTGGAGCATCGGCGAGCAGGGCGGCGCGGGCGTGCGCGTGGTCTGCGATTTTCTCGAGCGCAGTGGGCTGTCGGCATTCATCGGCGCCTCCTACGGTGCGCAGCAGGCGTTCCATGCCGGCTTGGAGGAGCAGATCGTCACCGCCGCCACCGAACTGCGCGGGACGCTGGCCCAAGCCATGCCCCATCGCACACTGAGCATCGCCGAAGATGAGACGTGGAAAGACGGCATGCGTTTGGTGGGCATCGATGCGGTCTCGAACTTCATCCTGCTCGAGCACAGGAGCGATGAGCGCTCGGCGGCGGCCTGGACACGGGCGCTCGAGGGTGGACTCGAGGGGCTGAATGTCACGGTGGTGCAAGGCACCAGCGATGAGGCCAAGGGGCTGTTGGCGCATGTCGAGCGTGATCTGGGCGCGCATCATTCCACAGACCTGTTTCATCTGCAGCATGCGGTCAGCCAGGCGATGAGTCTGTCGCTGAAGCGCGCCGAGCAACAGGCCGAGACGGCGGAGGCCGAGGCGAAGGCGCGCTGGCAAGACGAATGCGCCGCCGAGCAGGCCTATCATCGGCGCCGCCACGGCCCCGGGCGCCCGCCGGCGTTCGCCGCGCGCATCGACGAGGCGCTGAGCGCTTACGTCCAAGCCAGCCTTGCGCGCGAGCAGGCCCACGCGCACCGCGCCGAGGCCAAAGCCCTGATCGGTGCGTTCAGCGAGGTCGACCATCCCTACGAGATCCAACAGGGACAGGCGCAAACCCCCGAGCAGTTGGAGGCGCGTCTGGGAACGCTGTTTGCTCGCCTGGAGGCGATCGCCGAGGAAGCGGATCTTTCCGAGCGTCTCTGCGCACATCTGGCCAAGGCGAAGCGCCTGACTCAAAGCCTCGTCGCCACGCTGACCTTCTTCTTCATGATGGTCAACACCCGGGTGCAGGCGCTGGACTTGGCACCGGCCATCGAGCAGGCGATGCTCGACGACCTGATCCCGGCGCTTTATCTGGAGCGCGTCGCCGCACGCAGCACCCGCGCCGAGCCCCGTCATCGACTCCGGGCACTGAGTGCGCAGCGTCTCGCCCCGCTGAGGCAGCCCTCGCACCCGATCCAGTCGCTGGATCCGCAGACCCGTCACCATCTCGAGCAGGTCGCCGGGGAGTGTGCCGATCTGTTCCAGCGCAGCAGCTCCTGTGTCGAGGGACGCAACGGCTTCCTCGCGCTCTATCAGCATGGGCATCACCGACTCAGCCCGCGCAAGCAGCAGGTCTTGACCGCCCTGCACAACTTTGCGATCAAGCGGCCCGACGGCACCACGGCCGCCGAGCGCTTCTTCGCTCAACCCCACCCATCCTTGTTCGAGCAGGTGCTCGAGCGCATGCCCTGGCCCGCCCGACCGGCCCGACGACGACCGCGCCCGGCAAGGCAGCCTTACCTCGTTCCTGTGGCGGCTTAG